From a region of the Salminus brasiliensis chromosome 4, fSalBra1.hap2, whole genome shotgun sequence genome:
- the tdrd9 gene encoding ATP-dependent RNA helicase TDRD9: MKQAVTSEQIAQWFTVGAQFANVRITEEPKQESKAGSGTDGKGLDESSPVKDRGGERNQRSELPTGPGSPLPPPPPLASYQYPVLPITKNRQELISLIENNSVVIIRGATGSGKTTQLPQFILDYYSERNTCCNIVVTQPRKIGASSIARWVARERRCTLGSLVGYQVGLEKMATEHTRLIYMTTGVLLQKLVSAKSLTEFSHIFIDEVHERTEELDFLLLVVRKLLHSNSRFVKVVLMSATINCSEFAEYFGTPVRTQINPAYVFEVQGAPYAVEEYYLDDLQNTLPFRVDTSYPDDPYITVEMYNVAVSLIQSFDEMEAKDQSRSEQDGDASLPERGSVLVFLPGLAEIHYMQEALSKLVRKRLQVYPLHSTVTLEEQNGVFLVPVPGYRKLILSTNIAESSVTVPDVKYVIDFCLARHLVCDKETNYQSLHLTWASKTNCNQRRGRAGRVSKGICYRLVTRDFWNKQIPDYAVPEMLRSPLASIVLKVKLLNMGDPRSLLSTALTPPNLCDIKRTILQLKEMGALSVSSSSFDGNLTFLGRVLANLPVDLHLGKVIVLGHVFGCLEESLIIAASLSLKSFFAMPSLHRLAGYRSKLAFARGVPSDSIAFLNAFKAWHTSRAKGEFRHPKDELEWGKENCVQIKRIREVAELFEDLKKRVGQFNMSVSESSSPLDYSSMHKQRFILQVVIAGAFYPTYFIQGTLDEELASKELSGNDPRTTVLVRNLPPFAFLYYKQLQSLFRQCGQVKSIAFDGSRAYVEFYRSSLRGSGVLPEVSLSLLFCHQKIPLHLQVHPVEEVEARVRGRIVSHLKHARVNVDFQSQSVSPVGVLSSSIEPDKLPPKPVFVVYITEVVEVGHFWGFRADEVSIEKQRKLTTEINLQPLQPVPVSLYPNLLCLAPYQDTHTDPEPSKYYRAKILHILGTNVEVFFVDFGNTYQVPCDSLRELPADLLTPPFQAQEFAISRLAPSAQSMILGDQWSSRARNRFITLVSGHSLIVSLYSILHGVMRVDLHVSMDTGDVSVADLLVKEGHARYAPESFESQQSHDVLMGMYQDLKEGTFTPNFISSTWQSRKEEEKQLVDALLLSFSKSSHSTPKCKVPVYGPFSPHKVTFHNMSGVTLCRSVTVERDSINSVLVNDHPEDSHERMLVAAFVSLSSSGTHILLKETTLMPHIHGLPALITMLFTPIMELRTDEERTCFTGALCGLGAKPASQEAVLPEHDIELSFDVKFDVEDITEINALRGVMNKLASEGLNGLLNLGPERISSLQDDARERLVRLFCKTPAREDCPAVYFDKAKRWNQVDPSQQMEVVQKEKDRTTGPLFQLHPVTLLNM, from the exons ATGAAGCAGGCGGTCACGTCGGAGCAGATAGCGCAGTGGTTCACTGTTGGAGCCCAGTTTGCTAACGTGAGAATCACCGAGGAACCGAAACAGGAGAGCAAGGCCGGCTCTGGCACTGATGGGAAAGG GCTTGATGAGAGCAGTCCGGTGAAGGAccgaggaggagagaggaaccAGAGGTCTGAGCTGCCCACTG GTCCAGGgagtcctcttcctcctcctcctcctctcgccAGCTACCAGTATCCAGTCCTGCCCATCACCAAGAACAGACAGGAG ctgATCTCTCTGATAGAGAATAACTCGGTGGTGATCATCCGCGGTGCGACGGGCAGTGGGAAGACCACACAGCTGCCTCAGTTTATTTTGGATTATTACAGTGAGAGGAACACCTGCTGTAACATCGTGGTCACTCAGCCCAGAAAGATCGGAGCGTCCAGCATCGCTCGCTGGGTTGCACGTGAGCGCAGGTGTACACTGGGCAGCCTGGTGGGGTATCAG GTCGGTTTGGAGAAGATGGCGACGGAACACACTCGACTGATCTACATGACCACCGGAGTCCTGCTGCAGAAACTAGTGTCTGCAAAAAGCCTCACAGAGTTTTCACACATCTTCATAGATGAG gtGCACGAGAGAACGGAGGAGTTGGACTTTTTGCTGCTGGTGGTCAGAAAACTTCTACATTCTAACTCTCGCTTTGTAAAG GTGGTTCTGATGTCCGCTACGATAAACTGTTCGGAGTTTGCGGAATATTTCGGAACACCAGTGCGTACTCAGATAAACCCGGCGTACGTGTTTGAGGTGCAGGGGGCACCATACGCTGTGGAGGAGTATTACCTGGATGACCTACAAAACACCCTGCCcttcaga GTGGACACCTCTTACCCTGACGACCCCTACATCACTGTAGAGATGTATAACGTTGCTGTCAGCCTCATCCAGAGCTTTGATGAGATGGAGGCCAAAGATCAAAG tCGTTCGGAGCAGGACGGGGATGCATCTCTGCCAGAGAGGggcagtgtgttggtgtttcTGCCCGGACTGGCCGAAATTCATTACATGCAGGAGGCCCTTTCCAAACTCGTCCGAAAAAG GCTGCAGGTGTACCCACTGCACTCCACAGTAACCCTGGAGGAACAAAACGGAGTGTTCTTGGTGCCCGTGCCCGGATACagaaag cttaTCCTGTCCACCAACATTGCGGAGAGTTCGGTCACAGTGCCAGATGTGAAATATG TGATTGACTTCTGCCTGGCGCGTCACCTGGTGTGTGATAAAGAGACGAACTACCAGTCTCTCCATCTGACCTGGGCGTCCAAAACCAACTGTAACCAGCGCAGAG GGCGAGCTGGGCGAGTGTCTAAGGGAATTTGCTATCGCTTGGTGACTCGGGATTTCTGGAATAAGCAGATTCCGGATTACGCTGTGCCGGAGATGCTG CGTTCTCCCTTGGCCAGTATCGTGCTGAAGGTTAAGCTGCTGAACATGGGTGACCCTCGTTCTCTGCTGTCCACCGCCCTGACACCACCGAACCTCTGTGACATCAAGAGGACCATCCTGCAGCTCAAAGAG atgggcGCTCTGTCGGTGAGCAGCAGCAGTTTTGATGGTAATCTGACGTTCCTGGGCCGTGTTCTAGCTAACCTGCCAGTGGATCTGCACCTGGGGAAGGTGATCGTCCTGGGACACGTCTTCGGCTGCCTGGAGGAGTCCCTCATCATCG ctgcgtctctctctctgaagagtTTCTTTGCAATGCCGTCTCTGCATCGGCTGGCAGGTTACAG gagTAAGCTGGCGTTTGCTCGTGGCGTACCCAGTGACTCGATTGCCTTTCTCAACGCCTTCAAG GCCTGGCACACGTCCAGAGCCAAAGGCGAGTTCAGGCACCCGAAG gatgagttggagtggggCAAAGAGAACTGTGTTCAGATTAAACGAATCCGAGAG GTGGCTGAGCTGTTCGAGGATTTGAAGAAGAGAGTGGGTCAGTTCAACATGAGCGTCTCTGAAAGCTCCTCTCCATTAGACTACTCCAGCATGCACAAACAGAGATTCATACtgcag GTGGTGATTGCAGGAGCGTTCTACCCAACCTACTTCATCCAGGGGACTTTAGATGAGGAGCTGGCTTCTAAAGAACTGTCAGGAAATGACCCCAGGACCACCGTACTG GTGCGGAACCTGCCTCCGTTTGCGTTCCTCTACTATAAACAGCTGCAGTCTCTCTTCAGGCAGTGTGGTCAGGTGAAGTCCATCGCCTTCGACGGCTCCAG ggcGTATGTGGAGTTCTACCGCTCATCATTGAGGGGTTCTGGTGTTCTTCCAgaagtttctctctctctgcttttctgTCATCAGAAGATTCCCCTTCATCTGCAGGTCCATccggtggaggaggtggaggctCGGGTGAGAGGAAGGATCGTCTCACACCTCAAACACGctag AGTGAATGTGGATTTTCAAAGCCAGTCTGTGTCTCCTGTTGGAGTCCTGAGCAGCAGCATAGAGCCAGACAAGCTGCCCCCTAAACCAGTCTTTGTCGTATACATCACAGAG GTGGTGGAGGTTGGTCACTTCTGGGGTTTCCGTGCAGATGAGGTCAGCATAGAGAAGCAGAGGAAGCTGACCACAGAGATCAACCTGCAGCCGCTCCAACCGGTTCCTGTCTCCCTGTACCCGAACCTGCTGTGCCTCGCACCGTACCAAGATACACACACCGATCCTGAACCCTCCAAATACTACAGAGCCAAAATACTGCACATACTGGGGACCAATGTAGAG gtgttttTTGTGGATTTTGGGAACACCTATCAGGTGCCTTGTGACAGTCTGAGAGAACTTCCTGCTGACCTGCTGACTCCACCCTTTCAG gcaCAGGAGTTTGCTATCTCGCGCTTGGCTCCATCGGCCCAGTCCATGATCCTGGGAGATCAGTGGAGCAGCCGGGCCAGGAACCGTTTCATCACGCTGGTCAGCGGCCACTCACTCATCGTCTCCCTTTACTCCATCCTGCACGGGGTCATGCGCGTTGATCTCCACGTCTCCATGGACACGGGCGACGTCAGTGTGGCCGACCTCTTGGTGAAGGAGGGTCACGCCCGGTACGCTCCGGAGAGCTTTGAGAGTCAG CAGTCACATGATGTGTTGATGGGCATGTATCAGGACCTTAAGGAGGGCACCTTCACCCCGAACTTCATCAGCAGTACATGGCAGAGccggaaggaggaggagaagcagCTCGTCGATGCTCTGCTGCTCTCCTTCTCCAAAAGCAGCCACAGCACCCCCAAATGCAAG GTTCCAGTGTACGGCCCCTTCAGCCCCCATAAGGTCACTTTCCACAACATGAGCGGTGTTACGCTGTGCAG GTCGGTCACCGTAGAGAGGGACAGTATAAACTCGGTGCTGGTGAATGACCATCCAGAGGACAGTCATGAGAGGATGCTGGTGGCGGCGTTTGTTTCACTCAGCTCgtcag gtactCATATTCTACTAAAAGAAACCACGCTGATGCCTCATATCCACGGCCTCCCTGCCCTCATCACCATGCTCTTCACCCCCATCATGGAGTTGCG TACTGATGAAGAGCGAACCTGCTTCACTGGAGCTCTTTGTGGCCTGGGAGCAAAGCCCGCCTCTCAGGAGGCTGTGCTGCCGGAGCATGACATCGAGCTAAGTTTCGATGTCAAGTTTGATGTTGAGGACATTACTGAG atAAATGCACTGAGGGGGGTGATGAACAAGTTGGCCTCAGAAGGTCTGAACGGCCTCCTTAACTTGGGTCCAGAGCggatcagctctctgcaggaCGACGCTCGGGAACGGCTCGTCAG GCTGTTCTGTAAAACTCCCGCGAGAGAGGATTGCCCTGCTGTTTATTTTGACAAAGCAAAGAGGTGGAATCAG gttgaCCCATCCCAGCAGATGGAGGTGGTCCAGAAGGAAAAGGACCGAACTACTGGACCCCTGTTCCAACTGCACCCTGTAACTCTGCTGAATATGTGA
- the rtn1a gene encoding reticulon-1a isoform X3: protein MAGTVVDLLHWRDVRQSGLLFGSVLLLLFSLTQFSVVSVVAYLALATLSATISFRVYKSVLQAVQKTDEGHPFKAYLEVEIALSPEQISKYVEKVQLYVNYTLKELRRLFLVQDLVDSIKFAVLMWLLTYVGALFNGLTLLILAVVSMFSMPVVYEKYQTQIDQYVGLVRTQVNSIMGKIREKVPGAKRKDE, encoded by the exons ATGGCAGGCACAG TGGTGGACCTGCTGCACTGGCGGGACGTGAGGCAGTCCGGCCTGCTCTTCGGCagcgtgctgctgctgctgttctcgcTAACGCAGTTCAGCGTGGTCAGCGTGGTGGCCTACCTCGCCCTGGCCACGCTCTCGGCCACCATCAGCTTCAGAGTCTACAAGTCCGTGCTGCAGGCCGTGCAGAAGACTGACGAGGGACACCCTTTCAA GGCGTACCTGGAGGTGGAGATCGCTCTGTCTCCAGAGCAGATCAGTAAGTATGTGGAGAAGGTGCAGCTGTACGTGAACTACACTCTGAAAGAGCTGCGCAGGCTCTTCCTCGTCCAGGACCTGGTCGACTCCATAAAG tttgCAGTGTTGATGTGGCTGCTGACCTACGTAGGAGCTCTCTTTAACGGCCTGACTCTGCTCATCCTGG CTGTGGTGTCCATGTTCTCCATGCCCGTGGTCTATGAGAAATATCAG acGCAGATAGACCAGTATGTGGGGCTGGTGAGAACCCAGGTGAACTCCATAATGGGAAA GATACGGGAGAAGGTTCCCGGGGCCAAGCGGAAGGACGAATAA
- the rtn1a gene encoding reticulon-1a isoform X4, translating to MVDLLHWRDVRQSGLLFGSVLLLLFSLTQFSVVSVVAYLALATLSATISFRVYKSVLQAVQKTDEGHPFKAYLEVEIALSPEQISKYVEKVQLYVNYTLKELRRLFLVQDLVDSIKFAVLMWLLTYVGALFNGLTLLILAVVSMFSMPVVYEKYQTQIDQYVGLVRTQVNSIMGKIREKVPGAKRKDE from the exons TGGTGGACCTGCTGCACTGGCGGGACGTGAGGCAGTCCGGCCTGCTCTTCGGCagcgtgctgctgctgctgttctcgcTAACGCAGTTCAGCGTGGTCAGCGTGGTGGCCTACCTCGCCCTGGCCACGCTCTCGGCCACCATCAGCTTCAGAGTCTACAAGTCCGTGCTGCAGGCCGTGCAGAAGACTGACGAGGGACACCCTTTCAA GGCGTACCTGGAGGTGGAGATCGCTCTGTCTCCAGAGCAGATCAGTAAGTATGTGGAGAAGGTGCAGCTGTACGTGAACTACACTCTGAAAGAGCTGCGCAGGCTCTTCCTCGTCCAGGACCTGGTCGACTCCATAAAG tttgCAGTGTTGATGTGGCTGCTGACCTACGTAGGAGCTCTCTTTAACGGCCTGACTCTGCTCATCCTGG CTGTGGTGTCCATGTTCTCCATGCCCGTGGTCTATGAGAAATATCAG acGCAGATAGACCAGTATGTGGGGCTGGTGAGAACCCAGGTGAACTCCATAATGGGAAA GATACGGGAGAAGGTTCCCGGGGCCAAGCGGAAGGACGAATAA
- the rtn1a gene encoding reticulon-1a isoform X2, with protein sequence MDCGKKECSWSSWKGQVVDLLHWRDVRQSGLLFGSVLLLLFSLTQFSVVSVVAYLALATLSATISFRVYKSVLQAVQKTDEGHPFKAYLEVEIALSPEQISKYVEKVQLYVNYTLKELRRLFLVQDLVDSIKFAVLMWLLTYVGALFNGLTLLILAVVSMFSMPVVYEKYQTQIDQYVGLVRTQVNSIMGKIREKVPGAKRKDE encoded by the exons TGGTGGACCTGCTGCACTGGCGGGACGTGAGGCAGTCCGGCCTGCTCTTCGGCagcgtgctgctgctgctgttctcgcTAACGCAGTTCAGCGTGGTCAGCGTGGTGGCCTACCTCGCCCTGGCCACGCTCTCGGCCACCATCAGCTTCAGAGTCTACAAGTCCGTGCTGCAGGCCGTGCAGAAGACTGACGAGGGACACCCTTTCAA GGCGTACCTGGAGGTGGAGATCGCTCTGTCTCCAGAGCAGATCAGTAAGTATGTGGAGAAGGTGCAGCTGTACGTGAACTACACTCTGAAAGAGCTGCGCAGGCTCTTCCTCGTCCAGGACCTGGTCGACTCCATAAAG tttgCAGTGTTGATGTGGCTGCTGACCTACGTAGGAGCTCTCTTTAACGGCCTGACTCTGCTCATCCTGG CTGTGGTGTCCATGTTCTCCATGCCCGTGGTCTATGAGAAATATCAG acGCAGATAGACCAGTATGTGGGGCTGGTGAGAACCCAGGTGAACTCCATAATGGGAAA GATACGGGAGAAGGTTCCCGGGGCCAAGCGGAAGGACGAATAA